TTTATCGACCGTGGTGCTGGAGCAGCCAGCCAGCAAACCAGCCAGCAGCAGGGCGGAAACAAGGGGCAGTGGGGCACGCAGCATCGCAAGCAGCTTTCAGCAAAGAAAAAAGAAGGTGCACCAAAAGGGGCTCAGGGGTTTTGCTGTGGGCGAGTGCACTGAACACACCCGACACACAAGCTGCCACCACCATTTCAGGCACGAAAAAGCATTGTACCGGCGGCGCCTGCCGCGCCAAGGCGCGGCGGGCGCCAGTGCTACCGTGAGCCGCCGAGGTTTCTACAATGCCTGCATGTTTGTTCATTTGCGCCTGCACACCGAGTTCTCCGTCGTTGACGGTACCAATCGCATCGACGAGGTGGCCAAAGCCGCTGCCAAAGACGGCCAGCCCGCTCTGGCTATCACCGATCTCAACAATCTTTTTGGCGCGATCAAGTTCTACAAGGAAGCGCGGGGCAAGGGTGTCAAGCCCATCCTGGGGGCGGAGATCTTTCTCGAAGGCGAGGCGGGTGCACCCCCGTCGCGTCTCATCGTTCTGGTTCAGAGTCGGCAGGGGTATCTGAACCTTTCGGAGCTGTTGGCCCGCGCCTGGACGCGCAACGTTGTGAAAAACCTGGCGTTGAGCACCTGGGCATGGCTGGAGGAGTTATCCGAGGGATTGATCGCTTTATCTGGCGCTCAGGCCGGTCCGGTTGGGCAGGCGCTTATGAAGGGGGATGAGTCGGGCGCTGCGGACATTGCGTTGCGTCTGGCGGGCATTTTCCCGCACCGGTTTTATGTGGAACTTCAACGCGCTGGCCGCACTGACGATGAAGCCCATGTGGTTGCTGCAGCCCAGCTCGCTGCACGACTGAGTCTGCCTGTCGTGGCAACCCACCCGATTCAGTTTGCTGGTCCTGACGATTACGAGGCGCACGAGGCCCGCATCTGCATCGCTGAAGGGGAAATCCTGGCCAACCCCCGCCGGGTGCGCAAGTTCACCCGCGACCAGTATTTCAAGACCTCTGCGGAGATGGAGGCCTTGTTTGCCGACCTGCCATCGGCCATTGCCAATACGGTCGAGATTGCGCAACGCTGCAATCTGACCCTGGTGTTGGGCAAACCGCAGTTACCGGACTTTCCGACGCCCAATGGCATGCCCATCGATGAGTATTTTCGCTACGCGTCGTTCGAAGGGTTGGAGGAGCGCCTGAAGCATCTCTTCCCTGACGAGGCCGAAAGAGACAAGCAGCGACCACGCTACGTGGAGCGACTGGAGTTCGAGCTGGGCACCATTCTCAAGATGGGGTTTCCCGGTTACTTCCTGATCGTGGGTGACTTCATTCAGTGGGCGAAGAACAATGGCTGCCCGGTGGGGCCGGGCCGTGGTTCGGGTGCCGGTTCGCTGGTCGCCTATGCGCTGAAGATCACCGACCTGGACCCGCTGCAATACAACCTGCTGTTCGAGCGCTTTCTGAACCCAGAGCGCGTGTCGATGCCTGACTTCGACATCGATTTCTGCCAGTCCAACCGCGATCGGGTGATTGACTATGTCAAGGACAAATACGGCAAGAACGCTGTGAGCCAGATCGCCACCTTCGGCACGATGGCGGCCAAGGCTGCGATCCGCGACGTGGGCCGGGTCATGGACATGAGCTACACATTCTGTGATGGCATCTCCAAGCTGGTGCCCGGCAAGCCCGGCATGTCCTACACCCTGGCCTATCCGCCTGAGGTGAAAAAGGAAGGCGACAAGAACAACTACGCGCTGGAGCTGGAGCCCATGCTTTACGAGCGCGTGCGCAAGGAAGAAGACGTCAAGACCGTCATCGAGATGGCGCAAAAGCTCGAGGGCATGACGCGCAACATCGGCATGCATGCCGGCGGCGTGTTGATCGCGCCTGGCAAACTCACCGATTTCTGCCCGCTGTACCAGCAGCCGGGCAGCGAGTCGGCCGTGAGCCAGTACGACAAGGACGACGTGGAAGCCATCGGACTGGTCAAGTTCGACTTTCTGGGGTTGGCAACGCTCACCATTCTGGAGATTGCGCGCGAGTTCATCATCAAACGCCACAAGGGCCAGGAGAACTTTGCGTTCGAGAACATTCCGCTCGACGACGGGCCGACGTACCGGCTGTTCTCCGAGGGCAAGACCGAAGCGGTGTTCCAGTTTGAAAGCCGCGGCATGCAGGGCATGTTGAAAGAGGCGCGCCCCAGCCGGCTGGAAGACCTGATCGCCCTGAACGCGTTGTACCGGCCAGGGCCCATGGACCTGATTCCCAGCTTCGTGAATCGGAAACATGGCAAGGAAGAGGTCATCTACCCCCACCCGCTGGTGGAGCCCGTGCTGGCCGAGACTTACGGGATCATGGTGTACCAGGAGCAGGTGATGCAAACCGCTCAGGTCCTGGGCGGATACAGCCTGGGCGGCGCCGACATGCTGCGCCGGGCCATGGGCAAGAAGAAGGCCGAGGAAATGGCCGAGCACCGCGCCATTTTCCGCAAGGGAGCTGCCGAGAAGGGCATTAGCCAGGAGAAGGCTGACGAGGTGTTCGACTTGATGGAGAAGTTTGCGGGCTACGGCTTCAACAAGTCGCACGCAGCTGCTTATTCCCTGCTGGCGTATCACACCGGCTGGCTCAAGGTGCACTACACCGCCGAGTTCTTCTGCGCCAACATGACGGTGGAAATGGATGACACCGACAAGCTCAAGGTGTTGTTTGAAGACGCGCAAAAGATGGGGCTGTCGTTTGAGCCGCCGGATGTGAATCGGGGCTTTTACCGGTTCGAACCCGTCACCGACAAGATCATCCGTTATGGCCTGGGGGCCGTGAAAGGCACGGGTCAACAGGCGATTGAAGCCATCGTCGCCGCCCGCGAAGGGCGTGGAGAGGGGCCACAGGGCTCGACGAAGGGGCCTTTCAAGAGTTTGTTTGATTTCTGTGTGCGGGTGGACAAGGCCCGCATGAACAAGCGCACGGTGGAAGCACTGATCAAGGCTGGCGCCTTTGACACCATCCATCTCAACCGGGCAGCCCTGGTCGCTTCGATTGACCGTGCGTTTGACTTCGCCGCCGCAATGCTTGCCAACGTGAACCAGGGGGGGTTGTTCGACATGATGGGCGACGACGCCCATGGCTCCAGCACGCAGGAACCAGACCTGGTGGATGCAACGCCCTGGGGCATCAAGGAGCGGCTCACGCTGGAAAAAACTGCCGTTGGGTTCTATCTGTCTGGCCACCTATTTGATGAAGTGGCGACGGAGGTGCGCCGTTTTGTGCGCACACAGATCGACGAGCTGCTGGATAGCCGTGAGCCCCAGGTCCTGGCCGGCATCATCAGCGACTTCCGGGTCATCAACGGGCAACGTGGCAAGCTGGGGCTCTTCAAACTGGACGACAAGTCTGCAGTGATCGAAGCGTCTGCGGATGAAGCGCTGCTCAATACCTACCGCAACCAGCTCAAGGAGGACGAGTTTGTGGTGATGATGGGAAGGTTGCAGCTGGACCACTTCAGCGGCGGCCTGCGCGTCAAGGTGCAGCAGGTGTGGGATTTGGCGGGCGCGCGTTGCCGGTTTGGCAAATATCTGCATGTGACCGTGGGTGACAAGGCGCCAGATGTGCCACGCCTGGTGCGCGAGTTTCCACCGGTGCGTGAAGAGGTCGCCGAGGGGGAACTGGTGCACGGGCTGCGCGTGCGCATGGGTGTGCGCTGCCAGTCGGACGACGCGGCCGCAGTGGCGGAGTTGCAACTGGGCGAAAACGCGCGTTTTTACCCCAGCGATGCGGCCCTTGCAGCGTGGACGGCCCAAGTAGGCGCTGGTGCAGCCAATGTAGTCTATGAGTGACGGATTGTTCTGCCAGAGTTTCGGTCAACGGCTGGCTTGAAAAATACCTGCCCCACAACCAGCTTCTCCTGCAGCAGCACCTTCTTCGGGTCGCTAGAATGATTTTCATGGCAACAAAACCACCTTCACCCCCCACCGCGCCGCCGGTGACTCGGCCTGCGCGGGATGACGGCGGTTCGGTCGTGCTCGAGAGGCGCACCCAAAAGACCCAGCCGCCCCAGATGTACCAGGTGGTCATGCTCAATGACGACTACACGCCCATGGAGTTCGTCATCGTGGTGCTGCAGGAGTTTTTCAGCAAGGACCGCGAAACGGCCACCCAGATCATGTTGAAGATCCACCTTGATGGCAAAGGCGTTTGCGGCGTTTATTCGCGCGATGTGGCTGCCACCAAGGTAGAGCAAGTGCTTGACGCCGCCCTCAAGGCGGGCCACCCACTGCAATGTGTCAGTGAGCCTGTTGAATAACAGGTCTTTTGTCCCGATCTACAGTTATCCCTTCCACGCAAGCACAAAGGAGTTCACATGATTGCCCAGGAACTGGAAGTCAGCTTGCACATGGCCTTTGTTGAGGCCCGTCAGCAGCGCCACGAGTTCATCACCGTGGAGCATCTGTTGCTTGCATTGCTCGATAACCCCAGCGCAGCGGAGGTGCTGCGCGCATGTTCGGCCAACATCGATGATCTGCGTTCATCGCTGTCGAACTTCATCAAAGACAATACGCCTCAGGTCGCCGGGACCGACGAGGTGGATACGCAACCCACGCTGGGCTTCCAGCGGGTCATCCAGCGCGCCATCATGCACGTGCAGTCCACGGGCAACGGCAAGAAAGAGGTGACCGGCGCCAATGTACTCGTGGCCATCTTCGGCGAGAAAGATTCGCACGCCGTGTACTACCTGCACCAGCAGGGCGTCACGCGCCTGGACGTGGTCAACTTCATTGCCCACGGCATCAAGAAGGGCGAGCCGCCAGAACCCGCCAAGGCCGAGAACCAGGCCGAGGGCGAAGAAGGCGGTGGTGGCGAGCGCAATGAAAAGGCCTCGCCGCTGGAACAGTTCACCCAGAACCTGAACCAAGCGGCCAAGGACGGCAAGATCGACCCGCTGATCGGCCGGAACTACGAGGTCGAGCGCACGATCCAGATTCTGTGCCGCCGCCGCAAGAACAACCCTCTGCTGGTGGGCGAAGCCGGTGTGGGCAAGACCGCGATTGCTGAGGGTCTGGCCTGGCGCATCACGCAGAACGACGTGCCTGAGATTCTGGCCGAGGCCACGGTGTACTCGCTCGACATGGGCGCGCTGCTTGCGGGCACCAAGTACCGTGGCGATTTTGAGCAGCGCCTGAAAGGCGTGCTCAAGTCGCTCAAGGACAAGCCCAACGCCATCCTGTTCATTGACGAGATTCACACCCTGATCGGTGCGGGCGCGGCCTCGGGCGGCACGCTGGATGCATCCAACCTGCTCAAGCCGGCGCTTTCCAGCGGCCAGCTCAAGTGCATCGGCGCGACCACCTTTACGGAATACCGTGGCATCTTCGAAAAGGATGCGGCCTTGTCCCGCCGCTTTCAGAAGGTGGATGTGGTCGAGCCCAGCGTGGCCGAGACCATCGACATCTTGAAGGGCCTCAAGAGCCGCTTTGAAGAGCACCACAGCGTGAAGTACGCTGCTGCAGCCCTGCAGGCTGCAGCCGAACTGAGTGCCAAGTACATCAACGACCGCCATTTGCCTGATAAAGCCATCGACGTGATCGATGAGGCCGGTGCCGCGCAGCGCATCCTGGTGCCCAGCAAGCGCAAGAAGACCATCGGGAAGGCCGAGATCGAAGAGATCGTGGCCAAGATCGCGCGCATTCCGCCCGCCAATGTCAGCAACGACGACCGTGGCAAGCTGCAGACTCTGGAGCGTGATCTCAAGAGCGTGGTGTTCGGTCAGGACAAGGCGCTTGAGGTGCTCGCCAGCGCTGTCAAGATGGCGCGTTCGGGTCTGGGCAAGGGCGACAAGCCCATCGGCTCGTTCCTGTTCAGCGGTCCCACGGGTGTCGGCAAGACCGAAGCGGCCAAACAGCTCGCCTACATCATGGGCATCGAGCTGATCCGCTTCGATATGTCCGAGTACATGGAGCGCCATGCTGTGAGCCGCCTGATTGGCGCGCCCCCGGGCTACGTGGGCTTTGACCAGGGGGGTCTGCTGACCGAAGCCATCACGAAGAAGCCACACGCGGTGCTTCTGCTCGATGAAATCGAGAAGGCGCACCCGGACATCTTTAATGTGCTGCTGCAGGTCATGGACCATGGCACGCTGACGGACAACAACGGCCGCAAGGCCGACTTCCGCAACGTGCTCATCATCATGACCACGAATGCCGGCGCCGAGACCATGAACAAGGCGACCATCGGCTTTACCAACCCGCGGCAGGCGGGCGACGAGATGGGCGATATCAAGCGCCTGTTCACGCCCGAGTTCCGCAACCGGCTGGATGCCATCGTCAACTTCAAGGCGCTCGACGAACAGATCATCCTGCGCGTGGTGGACAAGTTCCTGCTGCAGCTGGAAACGCAGCTGGCCGAAAAGAAGGTGGAAGTCACCTTCACCGACGCCTTGCGCAAGCATCTGGCGAAGAAAGGCTTCGACCCCCTGATGGGCGCGCGCCCAATGCAGCGACTGATTCAGGACACGATCCGCCGTGCCTTGGCCGACGAGCTGCTGTTTGGCCGCCTGACCGAGGGTGGGCGCCTGACTGTGGACATCGAGATGAAGAAGGACGACAAGGGGGTGGAAACACCCGAAGTTCTTCTGGACATCCAGCCTTTGCCCAAGAAGGAGCGCTCGGCGAAGTCTGAACCTGCAGAGCCGGAAGAGGCAACGACCGACTGACCTTGCGTTCCTCGCAAGTCCGCGAAAGCCCACGGCGTCAACCGTGGGCTTTTTCATTGGTGATGGCCGCTGGGGGTATACACCACCAGAGGCGATGTATAGGTGTTTTCTAGCGTGCTGGGGTGCGCGTGGCCGGAGCGCGAGCACGCCCCGCCTTGACCGGTTGTGTGGCCTGCGCAAGCAAGGGAGCACACTGCGCATCGTCGTCAGCGCCGGGGACTGTGACCGGTATCAGCGCCAACGCTGCAGGTGCGGCCACCGCAGCGGCAATGGCTGCACCTGCACGCAGCAGCAAGGGGCCCGGTTCTGCGCCCACGTCGGGCTTGCCCAACGTGCCACGTACATACAACGGAGTGCGCAAAGAAAAGAACTTCCACTCCAGGGATGCAGGTTTCACGCTCAGGTTCAGGCGTTCGTCCGCCATGTCGATGGTGCCGGTGACATCCACCACCGCTTCGTTGGTGCTCAGCTTGGCAGTGCGTACTGTGGCGACCCCTTCGCGCACTGCCAGGTCTGCCACTGCGCAACGGAGCTGCACCTCCTTGTCGTCGCCAAACAGTTTGCCAATCACAATGCTGCCGACGTTGAGCGCAGCGCGGTCCAGCAGTTCGCGGCTCAGGGTTCCCTCGCGCACATACAGGCGCGCCTCGCCGTTGCTTGTGCCGAGCCATTGCGCCACGGAGTTGCCCTGACCATTCAATGCGATGGCCCCATCCAACCGGCCCAGGCTTTTACGCGTCAATTCCACCTCGGGGAACAAGGCAGCGAGTCGCAGGTTTTGCACGCGGGTGTCCATGCGTACGGTGAGCGGTCGTTTGCGACTATCCAGCACCAGCTTTGATTCAATCTGGCCTTTGGCTACGCCAAAATGCAAAGGCTCCAGGCGCAGCACTGCATCGTCGAGCACCGCGTGCACGCTGAGGTCTTCCAGTGGCAGGCTGTCGGGGCGGATCACTCGTTGTCCCGAGAATTTCAGATCCATGTCCATGTTGCTCCAACGATCGGTGGCAAAGGCCGCGTTGGGCAATACCCTGCCATTCCGACCCGCTGGGGCCTTCGCCGTGGTGGCTTTCCCGAGCACTGGCCCCAGGTCTGCAAGCCGCAATTGGTTAGATGTGATGGCTCCCGACAGCTTGCCGCGCGGCGCCCCTGATACAAAGCGCAGATTGCCGTGGAGATCGCTCTGACCGACTGTTCCGGTGAAGTCACGGTAGTTCCACACGGCGCGGCCTGGCTGCAGGCTACCCTGCAGTCGGCCCTGGGTTTGAAACGCAGGTGTGTTGGGCAGAACCAGGCCCGTGAGTGGATACAGATCCGCCATGCTGGCGCCCTTGAGCATGACCTGAAAATCCATGCCTGACAGGGCGCCCGGGTTGGCCAAAATGCCCTGAACCGCTGTTTCCACACTGCCCGCCTTGGCTGTGAATTGCAGTAGGTAGTTCACTTCCTTGTCACGCAGTGTGAGGACGGAACCGGCCTTGCCGTGGCCTTCGATGCGCGCTTTGCCCAGCGTACCCGTCACATCGAATCGCACACCATAGCTTGTGGAACCAGAAGCAACGTCTGCGCTGGCCGCAGACGAGGCTGCTGCGTGTGGCGGCGCCATTGCCGTATCTTCTGGCAAGGTATCGACACGGGCGGTCAGATCAAGGTCCTGTGTGGCGTCGGAATACCCCAGTCGGCCTTTACGAACCACCAGCTGATGGACACTGAACGTCCAGCGAGTCTTCGTATCGGTGGGGTCTTTTTGGGGGAAGGTCCAGTTGTTGGTGCCATCGCGCAGCCGAGCCAGCGAGATATCCGGACCAGAGAGTTCCAGGGTATCAATCACCACTTCTCGTGCCAGCAACGGCCAGAGCTTGAGCGACGCGCGTGCCACCTCCGCGCTGGCCGTGGGGCGCGGTTCTGCGCTCTTCCCTGTGCGGGCGAACCCTGGCGGGTCTTGCAGAACCAGCTGCGTGCCCTGCACGGTGACGCCAGGTACCCAGCGGTGCCAGCCCTCTTCGAGGGGCTGCGGCCAGTGCCAGGAAGCGGACAGGTCGCCTTCCACCGCAAACTGTCGTCCGCTCGCTTCGCTGGCGGCTTGGTTCAGCCAGGGCTTGGCGCGGTTCCAGTCCCACTGGGTCAAAGTCACCGCGCCGATCAAAAGCAGCCCCATCACGCCCGCCGCCACACCCCAGGCTATGCGTACCCCGCGGCTGGCTTGCTTCCTTGGGGATACAGGTTGAGCGACGGGGTGGGGTGATGGGTTGGTATCGTGGTTGGTCGGAGGGCTCGTCATAGAACGGTCATGCTAGCCCGCAGAACGTGACTTTGGGCCCTTCGCACTGAGCTGCAGGCCTTTTGGCGCGCTTGTCCTACAGAGTGGGAACGCGTGGACGATCTTCTTGTCGTGCGGGGCTCCGGGGACACGTTGGCCGTTGCGTGGTCTGATGCTGTGTTCTTATGCACGTTGATCCCTCCTAGAATTCGCACGCCATGCACAACCCCCGTCATCCCCATGTACTCCCGGTGCGCGACGGGGTGAGCCCCAGCTGTGTGGTGCTGCCCACACGCGGGCAGGGCAGCATGCTGGATTTCCTGGTGCATCGACTGCCCGCAGTGTCCCGTGATGGCTGGTACGACCGCATGAAGGCGGGTGATGTGGTGGATGAGCACGGGCAGGCTGTTCAGCCCGAACGGCCCTTCGAGGGTGGTGTGCGTCTTTACTACTACCGTAGCCTCCCGGCGGAGCCCGCGTTGCCCTTCAGCGAAACCGTGCTGTACCAGGACGAGTATCTGGTAGTGGCGGACAAACCTCACTTCATGCCGGTTACGCCCTCGGGTCGTTATCTGCAAAACACCTTGCTGGTGCGGCTGAAGCGTCGACTGGGGCTACCCGAGTTGTCACCTCTGCATCGTATTGATCGCGATACAGCCGGGCTGGTGATGTTGTCGGTGCAGCAGCCCACCCGTGGTGTCTACCAGGCCTTGTTCCGTGACCGGCAGATCATCAAGCACTACGACGCGATTGCGCCCTGGCGCGCGGACGTAGTCTTTCCCCGCGACCATGCCAGCCGTCTGGAAGAAAGCCCGCAGTTCTTTCGCATGCACGAAGTGCCCGGCGAGCCCAACAGCCACACCCACATGCAGGTGCTGGAGGTGGCCGGTGATTGGGCACGCTACCGCCTGTCACCCATCACTGGCAAGCGGCACCAGTTGCGCGTGCACATGGCGGCCCTGGGACTGCCGCTGCGCAACGATCCGTTCTACCCCGTGGTCAACGACCCGCCCGAAGGTGACTATTCGCGGCCCTTGCAGTTGCTGGCAAGGTCACTGGAGTTTGTGGATCCGGTGACAGGGGTTCAGAGAGTCTTTGAAAGCCAGCAGGCTCTGGTCTTGCCCTGAGCTCATCGGCGGCCGGCTTGTGGCTCCAGGCCGCAGCTACCAAAGCGGACTTCGTTAACGAGACCGGGCTGAGCCCCGCGCAAGGGGTTTGTGACCGAAGGCAGAGCCCTCGGCCTGCCGCACCAAGTCGCTAGGCGGCGCAGCATGCCGACATTCGCCCATGAAAAAGCCTGCCAGACGTTGTTGCCTGGCAGGCTTGGAATGTCGGGAATATGGAGCGGGTGAAGGGAATCGAACCCTCGTATGAAGCTTGGGAAGCTGCCGTTCTACCATTGAACTACACCCGCAGCAGTCGGGATTATAGGCAGCATCTGCAAGCTCAAACTCCAGTGCCGGTTTGGCTATGGTCCGACCACATGAGAGCTCACTGGGCCGCAGTGGCGGCTGCGGAAAAGCGGAGGCTGTCCGATACACTGTAACCGCATGGATGGCCTTCAAAAATCTGTGGCCGCTTGGGTGCCAGCCTGGTTGCTGGTTTGGGCTACCAGTCTTGGTGGTTGCGCGTATTCGCCGCCAGCGCATTTCATCGTTGTCGGAAATGAAAAATCAGTGTCGATCAGTTGGGAAAACTCCACTCTGGGCTCGGATGGAGCGCTCAGGGCGGCAGAGAAGCACTGCGCCAAGTATGGCCTCGCGGCAGAACTCGCCAATCAGGTGGGTCGTTTCGAAGCGACTTACCGTTGCGTCCAGGCGGTGGAGTGACGCTGCTGAGCGTACCAGGTCGCAGTGGGGTATTTTTGTGCTCCCAATGCGCCCTGGTGTTTGATATTCATGTGCAAGCAGCTATCAAATTAATAGCTGTTTGTGCCAGCATTTATTTGCCGCTCTGGATGTCTCCCACACACAGGTACTTGATCTCCACATAGTCGTCCATGCCGTAGTGCGAGCCCTCGCGGCCCAGGCCTGACTGCTTGACGCCGCCAAAAGGCACGTGCTCGGTGGCCAGGATGCCCACGTTGGCGCCGACCATGCCGTATTCCAGCGCTTCGGTCACGCGGAAGATGCGGCCCACGTCGCGGCTGTAGAAGTAGCTGGCCAGGCCGAATTCGGTGTTGTTGGCTGCGTCGATGGCTTCCTGCTCGGTCTTGAACTTGAACACCGGGGCGAAGGGGCCGAAAGTTTCCTCGCGGGCGCAGAGCATGTCGGCCGTGGCGTTGGCGACCACCGTGGGTTCAAAGAACTGGCCCGAGCCCAAGGCGGTGAGCCGCTGGCCGCCCGCCACCACCTGGCCGCCCTTGGCCAGTGCATCGTCCACATGGCGCTGCACCTTGGTCAGTGCGGCTTCTTCGATCAGCGGGCCCTGGTTCACACCGGCCTCAAAGCCGTTGCCCACTTTGGCCGTCTTCACCTTGGCGGCGAACTTTGCCACGAACTCGTCGTACACGCCTTCCTGCACGTAAAAGCGGTTGGTGCACACACAGGTCTGGCCGGCGTTGCGGTACTTGCTGGCGAAGGCGCCTTCCACGGCGCTGTCCACATCGGCATCGTCGAACACGATGAAGGGCGCGTTGCCGCCCAGTTCCAGCGACATTTTCTTGACCGTGGGGGCCGACTGCGCCATCAGGATGCGGCCCACTTCGGTGCTGCCCGTGAAGCTGATGTGGCGCACCACGTCGCTCGCGCACAGGACCTTGCCGATGGCGATGGAGTTGTCGCTGTCTGCGGGCAGGATGTTGAACACCCCGGCCGGGATGCCCGCGCGGATGGCCAGCTCTGCGGCGGCCAGGGCGGTGAGCGGCGTCAGCTCGGCGGGCTTGATGACCACAGGGCAACCTGCAGCCAGTGCGGGCGCGACCTTGCGCGTGATCATGGCCAGCGGGAAGTTCCATGGGGTGATGGCCGCGCACACGCCGATGGGCTGCTTGAGCACCAGCAGGCGGCGGTTGTTGTCGAACTGGGGCAGGGTCTCGCCGTTGATGCGTTTGGCTTCTTCGGCAAACCACTCCACAAAACTGGCGCCGTAGGCGACCTCGCCCTTGGCCTCGGGCAGTGGCTTGCCCTGCTCGGCGGTCATGATGCGCCCCAAGTCGTCCTGGTTGGCCATCAGCAGATCGAACCACTTGCGCAGAATGATGCTGCGCTCCTTGGCGGTTTTGGTCTTCCAGGGGCCCCAGGCGGCATTGGCGGCGGCAATGGCGGCCTCTGCATCGGCCGGGCCCAGGTTGGCCACATCGGCCAGCTTGAGGCCTGTGGCCGGGTCGTTCACATCAAAGCGGCTGCTGCCTGCGATCCACTGGCCGTTGATGAGGCCGTCGGTCTTGAGCAGTGTGGGGTCGTTCAGCAGGGCGAGGGGGGAGGTCTTCATGTCCATGGGATTGCTTCCAGAAAGAGGGGCGTAACGAAGGAGAGACGAAAGAAAAGCCAGGCGCCAAAAAAGCCAGGCGCGTTTGCCCGCAGGGCCGGGGTCTAGCCAAAGGCTAGCACGCCCGGACGCA
Above is a window of Acidovorax sp. KKS102 DNA encoding:
- a CDS encoding NAD-dependent succinate-semialdehyde dehydrogenase, which encodes MDMKTSPLALLNDPTLLKTDGLINGQWIAGSSRFDVNDPATGLKLADVANLGPADAEAAIAAANAAWGPWKTKTAKERSIILRKWFDLLMANQDDLGRIMTAEQGKPLPEAKGEVAYGASFVEWFAEEAKRINGETLPQFDNNRRLLVLKQPIGVCAAITPWNFPLAMITRKVAPALAAGCPVVIKPAELTPLTALAAAELAIRAGIPAGVFNILPADSDNSIAIGKVLCASDVVRHISFTGSTEVGRILMAQSAPTVKKMSLELGGNAPFIVFDDADVDSAVEGAFASKYRNAGQTCVCTNRFYVQEGVYDEFVAKFAAKVKTAKVGNGFEAGVNQGPLIEEAALTKVQRHVDDALAKGGQVVAGGQRLTALGSGQFFEPTVVANATADMLCAREETFGPFAPVFKFKTEQEAIDAANNTEFGLASYFYSRDVGRIFRVTEALEYGMVGANVGILATEHVPFGGVKQSGLGREGSHYGMDDYVEIKYLCVGDIQSGK